The Penaeus vannamei isolate JL-2024 chromosome 13, ASM4276789v1, whole genome shotgun sequence genome window below encodes:
- the LOC113825139 gene encoding POU domain, class 6, transcription factor 2, with protein sequence MQEAEDRYKNGQHTLTEFMGTEPSKKRKRRTSFTPQALEVLNGHFERNTHPSGAEITALAEQLGYEREVVRIWFCNKRQALKNTVRMMAKSSPTAPPPPPPPHPTLN encoded by the exons ATGCAGGAAGCGGAGGACAG gTACAAGAACGGCCAGCACACTTTAACAGAGTTTATGGGCACTGAACCTTCCAAGAAGAGGAAGCGCCGCACAAGTTTCACTCCGCAGGCTCTCGAAGTTCTTAATGGTCACTTCGAGCGGAACACGCACCCATCAG GTGCCGAGATCACAGCTCTAGCTGAGCAGCTAGGCTATGAACGTGAAGTTGTGAGGATCTGGTTCTGTAATAAGCGGCAGGCTTTGAAAAACACTGTTCGCATGATGGCTAAGTCCAGCCCCACggcgcctccccctccacctccaccccatccaacTCTTAATTAA